In Thermus thermophilus, the genomic window CCCGGGTGGCCTGGCTCAGGGGGGCGAGGGCCCGGGAGGAGAGGAAAAGCGCCGAGAGGAGGGCCGTCCCGCCTGCGAGGAGGAGGACCACGGGCAGGAGCCGGTCCACCAGGGACGCCAACTCCCGAAGCTCCCCAAGGTGGCGGGCGGCGAGCACCCTCACCCCGTCCGCCGTCCGGGCCTGGACCCGGTAGTCCCCGGCCTCCCCCCGGGTCAGGGCCTCCAGTCGGTCCAGGGGGGGCAGGATCCCCAGGGCGTCCTGGAGCCCCTGGGGGCCCACCACCAGCACCAGGGTGTCGGGCCTTAAGGAGGCGAAGAGCTCCGCATCCAGGTCCAGGCGCAAGACCCCTTCCTCGTCGGGCCGCAGGTTGGCGAGGGAGGTGTCCAGCAGGTTCCAAAGCTCCCGGTCCACCTGGCGCAGGAGGAAGAACCAGAGGGCCTTCTGTAGGGCCAGGCCCGAAACCAGGAGGGTCAGGGCCACCACCCCGAAGGCGTAGAGAGCGAAGCGGGCACGCAGGCTCATCCCACGAAGCGGTACCCCAGTCCGCGGGCGGTCTCTATGGCCTCGGGGGCCAGCTTGCGGCGGAGGTACTTGATGTAGGTGTCCACGGTGCGCGGCTCAACGCTCTCCTCCCCGTTCCACACCTTCTCCAAGAGGAGCTCCCGGGGAACGAACCCCCCCTCCCAAAGGGCCAGGGCCTCCAGAAGGGCGTACTCCCGGGCCGAAAGCCGCACAGGCTTTCCCTCCCAGAAGGCCTGGCGCCCCTCCAGGTCGAGCTCCAGCCGGCCCCGCCTCAGCCAGTTGTGGGCCAGGCCCCGGCTCCGCCGCAGGAGGGCCCGGGCCCGGGCCACCAGCTCCTGGGGGTAGAAGGGCTTCACCAGGTAGTCGTCGGCCCCCTCCTCCAGGCCCAGGACCCGGGCCTGGGGGGCGTCGCGGGCGGTGAGGACCAGGACCGGCAGGCTCATCTCCCGGGAGCGGACGAGGCGGAGAACCTCCAGGCCGTCCCCGTCAGGCAGGGCCAGGTCCAGCACCAGGAGGTCGTAGGGGAAGGCCTCCAGGAGTCCCAGAGCCTCGGCCACCCCGGCGGCCTCGTCCACGGCCCAGCCCGCCTCCTCCAGGACTTCCCTGACCAGGCGGCGCACCTCGGGCTCGTCCTCCACCAGCAAGAGCCTCACCGCCGAAGCACCTCCCTTCCCGTGGCGGCTTCCAGCCAGACTTCGCCAAAAAGCCCCCTGGCCTCCCAGACCAAGAGCCTCTCCTTGGGTTTCGGCTTTAGCTCCAGCCTCCAGGGCTCCCCGTACCGGGCCCGCACCCGCGAGAGGACCTGGGGGAAGGGAAGGTGGGGCTCGGCGAGGTGCTTGGGAGGCTTCTTGGGCCGGTACAGCACCACCCTAAGGCTTCCGACCTCCAGCCACACCTCCACCCCC contains:
- a CDS encoding response regulator transcription factor: MRLLLVEDEPEVRRLVREVLEEAGWAVDEAAGVAEALGLLEAFPYDLLVLDLALPDGDGLEVLRLVRSREMSLPVLVLTARDAPQARVLGLEEGADDYLVKPFYPQELVARARALLRRSRGLAHNWLRRGRLELDLEGRQAFWEGKPVRLSAREYALLEALALWEGGFVPRELLLEKVWNGEESVEPRTVDTYIKYLRRKLAPEAIETARGLGYRFVG